One window from the genome of Salvelinus fontinalis isolate EN_2023a chromosome 3, ASM2944872v1, whole genome shotgun sequence encodes:
- the LOC129851260 gene encoding DDB1- and CUL4-associated factor 15-like — protein sequence MAPSSKTEKDGNKQTQRKHKEHIVKLLNRGKLSGQYSQRLFRKLPPRVCVPLKNIVSEEFLRAGHIFLGFTKCGRYVLSYTSDCGEDDDFSFYTYHLYWWEFNLHSRLKQVHHVRLFTGEDIYSDLYLTVCEWPNDHSKIVIFGFNTRSSSSVLMNLMMSDENNRDIYITIASMPPPRPCSQCCPTNTSTIRTGSGECLEHGYMLNSRYQVVYPFPTFQPAFQLKKDQVIFLNTSYSLVACSVSLCPGEQGHSSQILFRKRATAPTSEHQSTPSPSSSSSSHGSPDSRPLTAKPSPAPLSPSQSQAAARAREFAADLFRRAQGGRRENEGGERRGKTEGSEVGEEVVVTEREGVSVERDREQREDTQTDQLTSAPQTSTSAGNQSLLRPLQEDSIQCSAVMSPASSSSSSPPTPHSSQEAGCSEPGYVNYTRLQYRMPQPGAPEQDAGGYEDDKVQLPFTVTDLKGRNLQLVTGPHNGQSVCVEQLTLDFEYLINEVIRSDARWAPQFCSFNDYDVVILEVCPETNTVVINIGLLLLAFSNPEEEHCRPNTYHSSLQVSWDLNTGVCHTVGVGDLTEVKGQTSGSVWSSYRKSCVNTVMKWLVPESSSRYINRMTNEALHKGSSLQVLADSDRSTWIIL from the exons ACACATCTTCCTGGGGTTCACTAAGTGTGGTCGTTACGTGCTGTCCTACACCAGTGACTGTGGAGAGGACGATGACTTCTCCTTCTACACCTATCACCTCTACTGGTGGGAGTTCAACCTACACAGCAGACTCAAACAG gTGCACCATGTGCGTCTGTTTACAGGTGAGGACATCTACAGTGATCTCTACCTGACAGTGTGTGAGTGGCCCAACGACCACTCCAAGATCGTCATCTTTGGCTTCAA taCTCGTAGCTCCAGCTCAGTGTTGATGAATCTGATGATGAGTGATGAGAACAACAGAGATATCTACATCACCATCGCCTCCATGCCTCCTCCCAGACCCTGCTCACAGTGCTGCCCTACAAACACCTCTACCATacgcacag gcagtggagagtgtctggaacatggctatatgttgaacagtcGGTACCAGGTGGTCTATCCCTTCCCTACCTTCCAGCCTGCCTTCCAGCTGAAGAAAGACCAGGTGATCTTCCTCAACACCTCCTATTCCCTGGTGGCCTGCTCTGTGTCCCTCTGTCCAG GTGAGCAGGGTCATTCCTCTCAGATCCTGTTCAGAAAGAGAGCCACAGCACCCACCTCAGAACATCAATCCACTCCATCGccctcttcatcctcttcctctcacgGGTCTCCCGACAGCCGCCCGCTAACCGCCAAACCAAGCCCCGCCCCTCTTTCCCCTAGCCAATCACAAGCTGCCGCCCGGGCGCGAGAGTTCGCCGCCGACCTCTTCAGACGTGCccagggaggaaggagggaaaacgagggaggagagaggagagggaaaacgGAGGGAAGCGAAGTAGGAGAGGAGGTCGTCGTgactgagagagaaggggtgagcgtggagagggatagagaacaGAGGGAAGACACACAAACGGATCAACTGACAAGCGCACCACAGACTTCCACTTCAGCTGGGAACCAAAGTTTGTTGCGACCTTTGCAGGAGGACTCTATTCAGTGTAGTGCGGTGATGtctcctgcctcctcctcctcctcgtcccccCCCACTCCTCATTCTTCTCAGGAAGCAGGCTGCAGCGAGCCGGGATATGTCAATTACACCCGCTTGCAGTACCGCATGCCACAGCCGGGGGCGCCAGAGCAGGATGCAGGAg gtTATGAGGATGATAAGGTCCAGCTGCCTTTCACTGTGACTGACCTGAAGGGACGCAACCTACAGCTGGTCACTGGGCCCCACAacggacag agtgtgtgtgtggagcagttGACTCTGGACTTTGAGTACCTGATCAACGAGGTGATCCGGAGCGACGCCCGCTGGGCTCCTCAGTTCTGTTCCTTCAACGACTACGACGTTGTTATACTGGAg gtgtgtccagAGACTAACACAGTGGTGATCAACATTGGGCTGCTGCTGCTGGCATTCTCCAACCCTGAAGAGGAACACTGCAG GCCCAACACCTACCACTCCAGTCTGCAGGTGAGCTGGGACCTCAACACAGGAGTGTGTCACACCGTCGGGGTTGGTGACCTCACTGAGGTCAAGGGTCAGACCAG TGGCAGTGTATGGAGTTCCTACAGGAAGTCTTGTGTTAACACAGTAATGAAGTGGCTGGTTCCAGAGAGCAGCTCTCGTTACATCAACCGCATGACCAACGAGGCCCTGCACAAAG GTTCCTCTCTACAGGTGTTAGCTGACAGCGACCGGAGCACCTGGATCATTCTATGA